In a genomic window of Nocardia fluminea:
- a CDS encoding helix-turn-helix domain-containing protein, translated as MSIREFAAHLGVHERLVSKWEAGGVRVRPRPVNQAALDTSLARSDDVVRARFSTLLAPAGDADLLAFVDAGTVKGAVPEVLSERELIMAAAHEASEHAAAAEGTNVGATTLAQLDADVRRIANEYVHAAPAPMMVEMLRVRRRVYRLLDGQQKPVDTSHLYLLAGTLSGLLANASTDLGYLDAAGEQIRAAWAYAELSGHNGLRAWTRGMHALIENWSDRPRNAVQLARSGQEFTGPGLGRVRLLNIEARVWARLGSDAETDRCLRAAEVAAGDRRDELHDEIGGVFGFGPPKAAYYAGATCIQLGRAEQALAATERAITLYSSGPPLQRSYGAESLARVDNAAAHLINGSIDGAADALRPVLDLPEDKRIAQLGERLVGLRRRIAAPTYRDAVEARGLDERIEEFCVATAALASHPRL; from the coding sequence ATGAGCATCCGGGAGTTCGCGGCTCATCTCGGTGTGCACGAACGACTGGTGTCGAAGTGGGAGGCGGGCGGGGTGCGGGTTCGCCCGCGTCCGGTGAATCAGGCCGCGCTGGATACGTCACTGGCCCGGTCCGATGATGTTGTGCGCGCACGATTCTCGACCCTGCTGGCGCCCGCGGGTGATGCCGACCTGCTCGCGTTCGTCGATGCGGGAACTGTCAAAGGTGCTGTGCCCGAGGTGTTGTCGGAGAGGGAGTTGATCATGGCGGCTGCGCACGAGGCCAGCGAACACGCGGCCGCCGCGGAGGGCACCAACGTGGGTGCCACGACGTTGGCCCAGCTCGACGCCGACGTGCGGCGCATCGCCAACGAATACGTCCATGCCGCACCGGCACCGATGATGGTGGAGATGCTGCGGGTGCGCAGGCGGGTGTATCGACTACTCGACGGGCAGCAGAAGCCCGTCGACACCAGCCACCTATATCTGCTGGCGGGGACGCTGTCGGGGCTGCTGGCCAACGCGAGCACCGACCTCGGATACCTCGACGCCGCGGGTGAACAGATCAGGGCCGCTTGGGCTTACGCGGAACTGAGTGGGCACAACGGGTTGCGTGCGTGGACGCGCGGCATGCACGCGCTGATCGAGAACTGGTCCGACCGCCCACGCAACGCCGTTCAATTGGCGCGCAGCGGACAGGAATTCACCGGCCCGGGACTGGGCCGGGTGCGGCTGCTCAACATCGAAGCCAGGGTGTGGGCGCGGCTCGGTAGCGACGCCGAGACCGACCGATGCCTGCGCGCGGCCGAGGTGGCGGCCGGTGACCGCCGCGACGAACTGCACGACGAGATCGGCGGGGTGTTCGGTTTCGGCCCGCCCAAGGCCGCCTACTACGCGGGCGCCACCTGCATCCAGCTCGGCCGCGCCGAACAGGCGCTGGCCGCCACCGAACGCGCGATCACCCTCTACTCGAGCGGCCCGCCGCTGCAACGTTCCTACGGCGCCGAATCGCTGGCCCGTGTCGACAACGCGGCCGCCCACCTGATCAACGGCAGCATCGACGGCGCGGCCGACGCGCTGCGCCCGGTCCTCGACCTGCCCGAGGACAAACGCATCGCCCAGCTGGGCGAACGTCTGGTGGGCCTGCGCCGCCGCATCGCCGCCCCCACCTATCGCGACGCGGTGGAAGCGCGCGGCCTCGACGAGCGAATCGAAGAGTTCTGTGTGGCTACCGCCGCGTTGGCGAGCCACCCGCGGCTGTAG
- a CDS encoding pyridoxal phosphate-dependent aminotransferase, which produces MSPQSPHVPPRVLEQSTKLQNVVYEIRGPVHAQAARLEAEGHRILKLNIGNPAPFGFEAPDVIMRDIIAALPYAQGYSESKGILSARRAIVTRYELVPGFPELDVDDVYLGNGVSELITVTMQALLDNGDEVLIPAPDYPLWTAMTSLAGGTPVHYLCDEENGWQPDIADIESKITPKTKALLVINPNNPTGAVYSAEVLQQIVDLARKHRLLLLADEIYDKILYDDAKHISLASLAPDLLCLTFNGLSKAYRVAGYRSGWLAITGPKEHAAGFLEGIDLLASSRLCPNVPAQHAIQVALGGHQSIEDLILPGGRLLEQRDVAWERLNMIPGVSCVKPRGALYAFPRLDPNVHEIHDDGKLVLDLLLQEKILMVQGTGFNWPANDHLRIVTLPWARDLAVAIERFGNFLSSYRQ; this is translated from the coding sequence GTGAGTCCTCAATCGCCGCATGTGCCCCCACGCGTTCTCGAGCAGTCGACGAAACTGCAGAACGTGGTCTACGAGATCCGTGGGCCGGTTCACGCGCAGGCAGCACGCCTGGAGGCCGAGGGCCACCGCATTCTCAAGCTCAACATCGGTAATCCGGCGCCGTTCGGGTTCGAGGCCCCCGATGTGATCATGCGCGACATCATCGCCGCGCTGCCGTATGCCCAGGGGTACTCCGAGTCCAAGGGGATCCTGTCCGCTCGGCGCGCCATCGTCACCCGGTACGAGCTGGTTCCCGGCTTTCCGGAGCTCGACGTGGACGACGTCTACCTCGGCAACGGGGTGTCGGAGCTGATCACCGTCACCATGCAGGCCCTGCTCGACAACGGTGACGAGGTGCTGATCCCGGCCCCCGACTACCCGCTGTGGACTGCGATGACCAGCCTGGCCGGCGGTACTCCGGTGCACTACCTGTGCGACGAGGAGAACGGCTGGCAGCCCGACATCGCCGATATCGAATCGAAGATCACCCCCAAGACCAAGGCCCTGCTGGTGATCAACCCGAATAATCCGACGGGCGCGGTGTACTCGGCGGAGGTGTTGCAGCAGATCGTCGACCTGGCGCGCAAGCACCGGTTGCTGCTGCTGGCCGACGAGATCTACGACAAGATCCTCTACGACGACGCCAAGCACATCTCGCTGGCCTCGCTCGCCCCCGACCTGCTGTGCCTGACCTTCAACGGTCTGTCGAAGGCGTACCGGGTGGCCGGTTACCGGTCGGGTTGGCTCGCCATCACCGGGCCCAAGGAACACGCGGCCGGTTTCCTGGAGGGCATCGACCTGCTCGCGTCCTCGCGGCTGTGCCCGAACGTGCCCGCCCAGCACGCCATTCAGGTGGCCCTCGGTGGGCATCAGAGCATCGAGGATCTGATCCTGCCCGGGGGGCGGCTGCTCGAGCAGCGCGATGTGGCGTGGGAACGGCTCAATATGATCCCGGGTGTGTCGTGCGTGAAGCCGCGTGGCGCGCTGTACGCGTTCCCGCGACTGGATCCGAATGTGCACGAGATCCATGACGACGGGAAGCTCGTGCTGGATCTGCTGTTGCAGGAGAAGATCTTGATGGTGCAGGGGACCGGCTTCAACTGGCCGGCGAACGACCATCTGCGGATCGTGACGTTGCCGTGGGCGCGGGATCTGGCCGTGGCGATCGAGCGGTTCGGAAATTTCCTGTCCAGCTACCGGCAGTAG
- a CDS encoding YibE/F family protein, with the protein MSEHHHHHDHSGPIAISDTAAKVVVGLLGIIGMVVLVATVFLWPSAQHVEIPLPMQTMSGGAVETEAGTVVMQDIGPCGSPSNGKAFTDKPEPPRTASYTCQRSIIDIRSGPDEGKKTLFEIAPGPGQPDLRAGDDIRMVRAADPAGITMYGFEDYARGLPLTLIVLAFVVVICVVARWRGFRALVGLCFAFGVVVMFLLPALLDGKAAIPVALVSGALILYVVLYLAHGVNLRTSSALLGTLASMVVAAILSWLAIEVTHLTGLSEEQNTNVATYIQHVSITGLLLAGFIIGSLGVLNDVTITQASAAFELAALDEVASRREIFTAAMRVGRDHIASTVYTLVLAYAGGALPLLLLFSVAGRSITDVLTGDAVAIEITRSAVGGIALALSVPLTTAIAVMLARPFGTKTAAVAPARARHARN; encoded by the coding sequence GTGAGCGAGCATCATCACCATCACGACCATTCCGGGCCCATCGCCATCAGTGACACCGCGGCGAAGGTCGTCGTCGGGTTGCTGGGGATCATCGGGATGGTGGTGTTGGTCGCGACAGTGTTCTTGTGGCCGAGCGCGCAGCACGTCGAGATCCCGCTGCCGATGCAGACCATGTCCGGTGGGGCCGTGGAGACCGAGGCCGGAACCGTTGTCATGCAGGACATCGGGCCCTGCGGGAGCCCGTCGAACGGCAAGGCGTTCACGGACAAGCCGGAACCACCGCGGACCGCCTCCTACACCTGCCAGCGCAGCATCATCGACATCAGGTCGGGCCCCGACGAGGGCAAGAAGACGCTGTTCGAGATCGCGCCGGGGCCGGGGCAGCCCGATCTGCGAGCCGGCGACGACATCCGGATGGTGCGCGCCGCGGATCCGGCCGGGATCACCATGTACGGCTTCGAGGACTACGCGCGCGGGCTCCCGCTGACCTTGATCGTGCTCGCCTTCGTCGTGGTGATCTGCGTGGTCGCGCGGTGGCGGGGCTTCCGGGCGCTGGTCGGGCTGTGTTTCGCGTTCGGCGTGGTGGTGATGTTCCTGCTGCCCGCGCTGCTCGACGGCAAGGCGGCCATTCCGGTCGCACTGGTGTCGGGAGCGCTGATTCTGTACGTGGTGCTCTACCTCGCGCACGGGGTGAATCTGCGGACCAGTTCGGCGTTGCTCGGGACACTCGCGTCGATGGTGGTGGCGGCGATCCTGTCCTGGCTGGCGATCGAGGTCACCCATCTCACCGGGCTGTCCGAGGAACAGAACACCAACGTGGCGACCTACATTCAGCACGTGAGCATCACCGGCCTGCTGCTGGCGGGGTTCATCATCGGCTCGCTCGGTGTGCTCAACGACGTGACCATCACGCAGGCCTCGGCGGCCTTCGAACTCGCCGCACTCGACGAAGTCGCGTCGCGGCGGGAGATCTTCACCGCTGCCATGCGGGTCGGGCGCGACCACATCGCCAGCACGGTCTACACGCTCGTGCTCGCCTACGCTGGTGGCGCGCTACCGCTGCTGCTGCTGTTCAGCGTCGCGGGGCGATCGATCACCGACGTGCTGACCGGTGACGCGGTGGCCATCGAGATCACGCGATCGGCGGTGGGCGGTATCGCGCTCGCACTGTCGGTGCCCCTGACGACCGCGATCGCGGTGATGCTGGCCCGGCCGTTCGGTACGAAGACGGCCGCCGTGGCACCCGCGCGCGCCAGGCACGCACGCAACTGA
- a CDS encoding Hsp70 family protein: MPEQQAEETAADAIAATLAASPETAATTITFRSEPQARAVRAAMARRQLTNYQLVPEAVAAVHFAHATSDMREVSTLAVYDLGSSGLTVSVINARTSDVYQCERISDISGDYLDSLIREQQIASGRIAHPADPAGLAALDGLCRAAKEQLSNSNAVALPSEQGLVLLTQENFEALMMLAIESSARMTRDVIIRAQHPVQAVLVLGGGARIPLIARVLERTIGVPVIVPAEPETALARGAALLARPAQVQQAPVAPAPIPMGDHDDATPAWLTAPARGRRPLSALAHRAHSRRELNVAVLTVSSLVVVAAIGLGLGYGPEVLERGSSSDGSQAVPATTAPRPSAVGPSTAPSATTEAQHETVAAPPVNPRRAEETTDAPPTQGPNTFTVVPGLPPVVLPTLPPVVLPGFPPAGQ; this comes from the coding sequence ATGCCGGAACAGCAGGCCGAGGAGACCGCCGCCGACGCGATCGCCGCCACGCTGGCCGCGTCGCCGGAGACCGCCGCCACCACGATCACCTTCCGCAGTGAGCCGCAGGCCAGGGCGGTGCGCGCCGCCATGGCACGCCGCCAGCTCACGAACTACCAGCTCGTTCCCGAAGCCGTTGCCGCCGTGCACTTCGCCCATGCCACCAGCGATATGCGTGAAGTGTCCACGCTGGCCGTCTACGACCTGGGCAGTTCGGGTCTCACGGTGAGCGTGATCAACGCCCGCACCAGCGATGTGTACCAGTGCGAGCGGATCAGCGATATCAGCGGCGACTACCTGGACTCGCTGATCAGGGAGCAGCAGATCGCCTCCGGCCGGATCGCGCATCCGGCCGATCCGGCGGGCCTGGCGGCCCTCGACGGGCTGTGCCGGGCCGCCAAGGAGCAGCTGTCCAACAGCAACGCCGTGGCCTTGCCGAGCGAGCAGGGCCTGGTGCTGCTCACCCAGGAGAATTTCGAAGCGCTGATGATGCTGGCGATCGAGTCGTCGGCCCGGATGACCCGCGATGTCATCATCCGCGCGCAGCATCCGGTGCAGGCGGTGCTGGTTCTCGGTGGGGGTGCCCGGATTCCGCTGATCGCGCGCGTGCTCGAGCGCACGATCGGCGTGCCGGTGATCGTGCCCGCCGAACCGGAGACGGCGCTGGCCCGCGGTGCCGCGCTGCTCGCTCGTCCCGCTCAGGTCCAGCAGGCGCCCGTCGCCCCGGCGCCGATCCCGATGGGCGACCACGACGACGCGACCCCCGCCTGGCTCACCGCGCCCGCCCGCGGTCGCCGCCCGCTCAGCGCACTCGCCCATCGCGCGCATTCGCGCCGGGAACTGAACGTGGCGGTGCTGACGGTGAGTTCGCTGGTGGTGGTCGCCGCGATCGGCCTCGGCCTCGGCTACGGCCCCGAAGTGCTCGAGCGCGGTTCGTCGAGCGACGGTTCGCAGGCCGTCCCCGCCACCACCGCGCCGCGACCGAGTGCCGTCGGCCCGTCGACGGCCCCGTCCGCGACCACCGAGGCCCAGCACGAGACCGTCGCGGCCCCACCGGTCAATCCGCGTCGGGCCGAGGAGACCACCGACGCGCCACCGACGCAGGGCCCCAACACCTTCACTGTGGTCCCCGGCCTGCCTCCGGTGGTGCTGCCCACCCTGCCCCCGGTGGTCCTCCCCGGCTTTCCGCCCGCCGGTCAGTAG
- a CDS encoding UDP-glucose dehydrogenase family protein: protein MRCTVFGTGYLGATHAACMAELGHDVVGVDVDPGKVAKLADGVVPFYEPGLEEVLQRNLAAGRLRFTTDYSDAAAHADVHFLGVGTPQKKGEYGADLKYVHAVVDTLAPMLERPAMIVGKSTVPVGTAAALGVRARERAKVEVEVAWNPEFLREGFAVQDTLRPDRLVLGLDHCRERSAWVQEHIREIYADLIAAEIPFLLTDLATAELVKVSANAFLATKISFINAVSEVCEATGADVTMLADALGYDARIGRRFLNAGLGFGGGCLPKDIRAFMARSGELGADHAVAFLREVDNINMRRRTKVVDMAARACGGSLLGANVAVLGAAFKPESDDVRDSPALNVAGMIQLHGAVVTVYDPKAVENSRRVFPTLNYATSVSEACDRADVVLVLTEWNEFTALTPTDLDPVVRSRSIIDGRNCLDSTAWRAAGWVYAGLGTP from the coding sequence ATGCGATGCACAGTCTTCGGAACGGGGTACCTCGGAGCCACGCATGCAGCGTGTATGGCCGAGTTGGGACACGACGTGGTCGGGGTGGACGTCGATCCCGGCAAGGTGGCCAAGCTGGCCGACGGTGTGGTGCCGTTCTACGAGCCGGGACTCGAGGAAGTGCTGCAACGCAACCTCGCCGCCGGCCGGCTGCGATTCACCACCGATTACTCCGATGCCGCGGCTCATGCCGACGTCCATTTCCTCGGCGTCGGGACACCGCAGAAGAAGGGCGAATACGGCGCCGATCTGAAATACGTGCACGCGGTGGTGGACACGCTCGCCCCGATGCTGGAACGCCCGGCGATGATCGTCGGCAAGTCCACGGTGCCGGTGGGAACCGCCGCGGCCCTCGGCGTTCGGGCCCGCGAGCGCGCGAAGGTCGAGGTCGAGGTCGCCTGGAACCCCGAGTTCCTGCGCGAGGGTTTCGCGGTGCAGGACACCTTGCGACCCGACCGCCTCGTCCTCGGACTCGATCACTGCCGCGAACGCTCGGCGTGGGTGCAGGAGCACATCCGCGAGATCTACGCCGACCTCATCGCCGCCGAGATCCCGTTCCTGCTCACCGATCTGGCCACCGCCGAATTGGTGAAGGTCTCGGCGAATGCCTTTCTGGCGACGAAGATCTCGTTCATCAACGCCGTCTCGGAGGTGTGTGAGGCCACCGGTGCCGATGTCACCATGCTGGCCGACGCGCTCGGTTACGACGCCCGCATCGGCCGCCGGTTCCTCAACGCCGGACTCGGTTTCGGGGGTGGCTGCTTACCCAAGGACATCCGCGCCTTCATGGCACGCTCGGGTGAACTCGGCGCCGATCACGCCGTGGCGTTCCTGCGCGAGGTCGACAACATCAACATGCGCCGCCGCACGAAGGTCGTCGACATGGCCGCCCGGGCCTGCGGAGGTTCCCTGCTCGGGGCGAATGTGGCCGTCTTGGGCGCCGCCTTCAAGCCCGAGTCCGACGATGTGCGCGATTCGCCGGCCTTGAACGTGGCGGGGATGATCCAGCTGCACGGCGCCGTCGTCACGGTGTACGACCCCAAGGCCGTGGAGAATTCGCGGCGCGTGTTCCCCACGCTGAACTACGCCACCTCGGTCTCGGAGGCCTGTGATCGCGCCGATGTGGTGCTGGTCCTTACCGAGTGGAACGAATTCACCGCTTTGACGCCGACCGACCTCGACCCGGTGGTACGGTCCCGTTCGATCATCGACGGTCGCAACTGCTTGGACAGCACGGCATGGCGGGCGGCCGGGTGGGTATACGCCGGACTCGGCACCCCGTAG
- a CDS encoding YdcF family protein yields MTVRRVLFATGGVLLVVLLAVVALWPVYVRPRTDAPHVADAILVLGGAHDGREELGLRLAAQGYAPRVLISNPYERSPMVNRICHGGYSFEVICFDPSPRTTLGEGRELARAGAGWDRVIVVTFTPHVSRARYILGECWDGELLFVDPEPHLSPARWAWDYAYQSAGFVKAWFADC; encoded by the coding sequence TTGACTGTGCGTCGGGTCCTGTTCGCCACGGGGGGAGTACTGCTCGTGGTGTTGCTCGCGGTGGTCGCGTTGTGGCCGGTGTACGTGCGGCCACGCACGGACGCTCCGCATGTCGCCGACGCGATTCTCGTCCTCGGTGGGGCGCACGACGGGCGCGAAGAGCTCGGGCTGCGGTTGGCCGCGCAAGGGTACGCGCCCCGGGTGCTGATCTCCAACCCCTACGAACGCAGCCCGATGGTGAATCGGATCTGCCACGGGGGCTACAGCTTCGAGGTCATCTGCTTCGACCCGAGTCCGCGGACCACCCTGGGCGAAGGGCGGGAACTGGCTCGAGCGGGGGCAGGCTGGGACCGCGTCATCGTGGTCACGTTCACCCCGCATGTCTCCCGCGCGCGCTACATCCTCGGCGAATGCTGGGATGGAGAGTTGTTGTTCGTGGACCCGGAACCGCACCTCTCACCTGCCCGCTGGGCCTGGGACTACGCGTATCAGTCGGCGGGGTTCGTGAAGGCGTGGTTCGCCGACTGCTGA